GGATGCTTGGGATTTTCCTATTCATCTTCGGGATCGGCATCATCGGGGTGTTGATCAGTAAAACGGTCGATTCGATCACTACGTTCCAAAAATTCAAGAGGGAGGGAAAGCTAGTGTATACATATGAAAATCATTATATTTATATCAACTGGTCGAAGAAAACGGCGAGGGCCATCGAGGAGATTCTCGCCCATGTGCCGGAAGCGGAAATTGTCCTCATTGATACCCTGCCTGTCACGCCGATCGAGCATGATCAGGTCCATTTCATCCAGGGGGATCCGTCTGATGAAACCATTCTCTTGAAGGCAAATATTTTTGAAGCGAAACGGGTGGCGATCTTTTCTGATTCGAAGATTGATGACCCTTCCCTGGTGGACGGGAAGACCCTGTTGATTGCGTCAGCCGTCGAGGGATTATCGAAAACCCACGGCAGGGAAGTCCATACGATCGTGGAAGTGTCTGAGGACCGGCATATCTCAAAATTCCAGCACGTATCCGTTGAAGACTTTATCCTGTCCAATGATTCTGTCTCCCTGCTGATGGCAAAAGCGACCCTTCATCCCGGGACGACGAACCTGTTCAGGCAGCTGCTCAGTAAACGGTACGGAAACAACATCCACGAATTCCACGTGAAGGATCATTGGAAAACGATCAAGCAGGCATCGGAAGAACTACTTGAACAAGGGGCCATCCTCCTCGCTGTGAACGATAATATGGATTTCACAGATGCGATGAACCGGGAGCTCGAAAGTGAAGACATTCTCTATGTCGTGTGTCATGACCGGGTGTTTGAACAATTGAATCAATAAAAAAACGCTTAGCCTTTAAACGTAAGGCTAAGCGTTTTGTTTATGGATTTAGTTCGGGCTCCATACGCTGCGCACGACATTTGTTTGCGAGCGGTCAGGACCGACCGAGAAGATGGAAAGCGGGATTCCTGTCAATTGAGATACACGCTCCAAGTAGTGGCGTGCATTTTCAGGAAGATCCGTCAGCGTCTTGCATCCAGTGATATCTTCGTTCCAGCCTGGAAGCTCTTCATACACAGGCTCACAGTCAGCAAGGATGTTCAGGTTCGCCGGGAATTCTTCAATGACTTCACCTTTGTACTTGTAAGCAACACAGATTTTCAGCGTTTCGATACCTGTTAATACGTCGATCGAGTTCAATGAAAGATCTGTTAATCCACTCACACGGCGGGCATGGCGTACAACAACGCTGTCAAACCAGCCGACACGGCGGGCACGTCCTGTTGTTGTTCCGTACTCACGGCCTACTTCACGGATCTGATCACCGATTTCATTCGTCAATTCAGTAGGGAAAGGTCCGTCCCCTACACGCGTTGTGTAAGCTTTGGAAACGCCGACTACGTGGTTGATCTTGGTTGGGCCGACACCGGAACCGATTGTCACGCCTCCTGCTACCGGGTTTGAAGATGTAACGAACGGGTATGTACCTTGGTCGATATCAAGCATAACCCCTTGCGCCCCTTCGAATAATACGCGGCGGCCGTTATCGATCGCATCGTTTAAGACAACGGATGTGTCGACAACGTAATGCTTGATCTGCTGACCGTACTCATAGTATTCCTCAAGGATGTCTTCAATGTTGAAGCCTTCTGTTTCATAGAACTTTTCAAAAAGGCGGTTCTTTTCTTCCAGATTGCGTGCAAGCTTCTCTTCGAACGACTGGCGATCAAGAAGATCTGCGATACGGATTCCGACACGAGCGGCTTTATCCATATAAGCAGGACCGATTCCTTTTTTCGTTGTACCGATCTTGTTGGCACCTTTACGCTCTTCATCGATTTCATCCAGTTTCAAGTGGTATGGAAGAATCACGTGTGCACGGTTGCTGATTCGTAGATTGTCTGTTTTCACATCGCGGTCGTGAAGATATTTCAACTCTTTCACAAGCGCTTTTGGATCAACAACCATCCCATTACCGATGACGGATGTTTTTTCATTATAGAAAATACCTGATGGAATTAAATGTAATTTATATGTTTCACCGTCAAACTTAATTGTATGACCCGCATTGTTCCCACCTTGGTAACGTGCGATCACTTCTGCATGTTCAGAAAGGAAGTCAGTGATCTTTCCTTTTCCTTCGTCTCCCCATTGTGTACCTACTACTACTACTGAAGACATATTAAGCACCTCCGACGGGAATTAGTATTCCCTCTTTTATCAAACAAACTCATTCTATCAACACTAAAAAGGAAAGTCAATCAAAACACGAACATTCATATAGGTAATTGTGTTTATGTTCGTGTAATTACGCACTTCCTGCTATTTAAAATCCTTATTTCAGAAAAAATATATAGGACTAATCCGCGTATCTTAAAAAATGGACAGGAGGACCTGCCTAATAGATTATCTGGCGCAATGTTCATTCTTTTGCTAATCTAAAATAAGCATTTTGAATTTTACATACAATTGAATATCGAGGTGACCATCAAATGATCAAACGTTTTTTCAGCTATTACCGTCCCCACCGGCGGCTTTTTTACCTTGATTTTGCCTGTGCCGTGCTGGTCGGATTGTTGGAGCTCGGCTTTCCGATCGCCGTTTCCTGGTTCATTGATTCATTGCTGCCAGAAGGGAATTGGGCGACGATCCTGTCGGTTTCAGCGGGACTGCTCGTGCTGTACTTACTGAGCTCGAGTATGCAGTTCGTTGTGAACTATTGGGGGCATAAGCTCGGGATCAATATCGAGACCGATATGAGGCGGGAGCTGTTCCATCATGTGCAAAGGCAATCGTTCCGCTTCTTTGATAACACGAAAACCGGACATATCATGAGCCGGGTGACAAATGACTTGATGGATATCGGGGAGCTTGCCCACCATGGTCCGGAAGATCTGTTCATTGCCGTCATGACCTTTGTCGGGGCATTTTGGATCATGCTCAGCATCAATGTGGAGCTTGCACTGGTTGCGATCATCATTGTCCCGTTCCTGATCTGGCTTATTTCATACTCGAATATTAAGATGAACGCAGCCTGGACGAAGATGTACGGAAATATCGCCGACGTCAACAGCCGGGTCGAGGACAGCGTGTCAGGTGCCCGTGTCGTTCAATCATTCACAAATGAGTCGTATGAAATGGAGCGCTTCAACGAAAACAATCAGTTCTTCCGCACAACCAAACTGAAAGCCTATAATGTGATGAGCGTGAACCTGTCAGGCATTTATATCACCACACGCCTGATGACGCTGGTCATCCTCGTGTACGGGGCATGGCTGAGTTTCTCAGGTGCGTTGTCCTACGGGGAGCTTGTGGCATTCATCCTGTATATCAATGTCCTGTTCAAGCCGATTGATAAAATCTCTGCCCTTCTTGAGCTTTATCCGAAGGGGATGGCAGGCTTCAAACGTTTCACTGAGCTCATGGATATGGAGCCTGATATCAAAAACCGGCCAGATGCCATCGATATCCCGACATTCAAGGGGGATATTTCTTTTAACAATGTGACGTTCGGCTATGAGCCGGACCGGCCGATCCTTACCGATATGTCCTTTACGATTCAATCAGGGCAGACCGTCGCTTTTGTCGGACCTTCCGGCGCTGGGAAGACGACGATCTGTTCATTGATTCCCCGCTTCTACGACATCGAACGGGGCGCCATCACCATCGACGGGATCGATATCCGGGACATGACGAAGGAGTCCCTGCGCTCACACATCGGAATCGTTCAGCAGGATGTGTTCCTCTTCACCGGCACGCTCCGTGAAAATATTGCGTACGGGAATCTTCATGCCACACAGGAAGAAATAGAGGAAGCGACAAGGCGTGCACACCTGACCGATCTTCTTTCATCCCTTCCGGACGGATACGATACCCAAATCGGGGAAAGGGGACTGAAGCTGTCTGGCGGTCAAAAGCAGCGCTTGTCGATCGCCCGGATGTTCCTGAAGAATCCCCGGATTCTGATTCTTGATGAAGCCACTTCCGCCCTCGATACAGAAACGGAAGCAATCATCCAGGAAGCGTTGAATGAACTGGCGAAGGACAGGACCACCCTTGTGATCGCCCACAGGCTGGCGACGATCCGAAAAGCCGACCGGATCCTCGTCGTCACGGAAAACGGGATTGCAGAAGATGGGACCCATGAAGAATTATTGGCAAATGAAGACGGCATCTTTACAAGGCTTCATGCCCATCAGCATGCCACCATCCTCTAAGCAAAAAAATCCAAGTCCCTTGAGGGGCTTGGATTTTTCATTATGCCGGAGCGTCATCAAAGCGGCGCTCGAGATTCACGAATTTATTGTATTCCTTCACGAAGGCAAGCGACACGTTCCCGACCGGGCCGTTACGCTGCTTGGCGATGATGATTTCGATGATGT
The nucleotide sequence above comes from Bacillus sp. KH172YL63. Encoded proteins:
- a CDS encoding adenylosuccinate synthase, with product MSSVVVVGTQWGDEGKGKITDFLSEHAEVIARYQGGNNAGHTIKFDGETYKLHLIPSGIFYNEKTSVIGNGMVVDPKALVKELKYLHDRDVKTDNLRISNRAHVILPYHLKLDEIDEERKGANKIGTTKKGIGPAYMDKAARVGIRIADLLDRQSFEEKLARNLEEKNRLFEKFYETEGFNIEDILEEYYEYGQQIKHYVVDTSVVLNDAIDNGRRVLFEGAQGVMLDIDQGTYPFVTSSNPVAGGVTIGSGVGPTKINHVVGVSKAYTTRVGDGPFPTELTNEIGDQIREVGREYGTTTGRARRVGWFDSVVVRHARRVSGLTDLSLNSIDVLTGIETLKICVAYKYKGEVIEEFPANLNILADCEPVYEELPGWNEDITGCKTLTDLPENARHYLERVSQLTGIPLSIFSVGPDRSQTNVVRSVWSPN
- a CDS encoding potassium channel family protein, translated to MIIFHRLWKQITKMDFGFIFLLSLIIILFGTFGSHFLEPETFPTLFDGFWWTMTTLTTVGYGDYFPVSVEGRMLGIFLFIFGIGIIGVLISKTVDSITTFQKFKREGKLVYTYENHYIYINWSKKTARAIEEILAHVPEAEIVLIDTLPVTPIEHDQVHFIQGDPSDETILLKANIFEAKRVAIFSDSKIDDPSLVDGKTLLIASAVEGLSKTHGREVHTIVEVSEDRHISKFQHVSVEDFILSNDSVSLLMAKATLHPGTTNLFRQLLSKRYGNNIHEFHVKDHWKTIKQASEELLEQGAILLAVNDNMDFTDAMNRELESEDILYVVCHDRVFEQLNQ
- a CDS encoding ABC transporter ATP-binding protein codes for the protein MIKRFFSYYRPHRRLFYLDFACAVLVGLLELGFPIAVSWFIDSLLPEGNWATILSVSAGLLVLYLLSSSMQFVVNYWGHKLGINIETDMRRELFHHVQRQSFRFFDNTKTGHIMSRVTNDLMDIGELAHHGPEDLFIAVMTFVGAFWIMLSINVELALVAIIIVPFLIWLISYSNIKMNAAWTKMYGNIADVNSRVEDSVSGARVVQSFTNESYEMERFNENNQFFRTTKLKAYNVMSVNLSGIYITTRLMTLVILVYGAWLSFSGALSYGELVAFILYINVLFKPIDKISALLELYPKGMAGFKRFTELMDMEPDIKNRPDAIDIPTFKGDISFNNVTFGYEPDRPILTDMSFTIQSGQTVAFVGPSGAGKTTICSLIPRFYDIERGAITIDGIDIRDMTKESLRSHIGIVQQDVFLFTGTLRENIAYGNLHATQEEIEEATRRAHLTDLLSSLPDGYDTQIGERGLKLSGGQKQRLSIARMFLKNPRILILDEATSALDTETEAIIQEALNELAKDRTTLVIAHRLATIRKADRILVVTENGIAEDGTHEELLANEDGIFTRLHAHQHATIL